TAAAGACAACCTCCCCTCATCAGTCGTCGAAGTGATTAGATCAGTCGAAAGAATTAACCTTGTAGACAACACGTCACTCTAATTTACTCAGGTAGTTAGAAAAGACATATAAGAAAGAGAACTCACCATGAACCCTAACAGCTTTCAGCCACCAAGACGCACCTTAATGGGCCCTGGCCCATCGGATATATCAGACCGAGTATTGAGCGCCCTGTCCCGTCCAACCATAGGCCATTTGGACCCTCTATTTATCGGCATGATGGATGAAGTTAAAGCGCTACTTCAATATGCGTTCCAAACAAAGAACGAGATGACCCTGGCCATTTCAGCACCGGGCTCTGCAGGTATGGAAGCTTGTTTTGTGAATCTTTTGCAACCTGGTGACAAAGTTATCGTTTGCCGCAACGGCGTATTCGGCAGCAGGATGGTTGAAAACGTCCAACGCTGCGGCGGCATCGCAGTGACAGTCGATGATCCATGGGGGCGTGCAATCACCCCTGAAAAGCTTGAAGAGGCATTGCTAAAGCACCCTGACAGCAAATTTGTTGCATTCGTTCATGCAGAAACGTCAACTGGGGCTAAATCAGATGCGAAAACGCTATGTGCTATCGCCAAAGCTCATAATTGCTTAACAATTGTTGATGCTGTTACATCGCTCGGCGGTATCGAATTAAAAGTCGACGAATGGGGTATCGACGCTATCTATTCAGGCAGTCAGAAGTGTCTTTCTTGCGTACCAGGCCTCTCCCCTGTCAGCTTCAGCCCTGCCGCGGTCGAACATATAAAGCAGCGCACCCACAAGGTTCAGAGCTGGTTTTTAGATCAGTCTCTGGTTATGGATTACTGGGCAGGTGAAGGAAAACGGTCGTACCATCATACTGCGCCCGTCAATGCGCTTTATGGGCTCCATGAGGCACTTGTACTATTGCATAACGAAGGGTTAGAAAAAGCGTGGGCCAGACACCAGCATATGCACCAACAATTGCACGAGGGGTTAGCGTTGCTCGACATCGATTTTATCGTTCCCAAGGAAGAGCGACTGCCACAACTCAATGCCGTGCATATCCCAAATAATGTCAACGATGCAGAGGTTAGAAATAGACTACTGGCGGAATACAACCTTGAGATTGGTGCTGGGCTCGGAGAATTAGCAGGAAAAGCATGGCGTATCGGATTAATGGGTTATGGTGCGCGGCGAGAAAACATCACATTACTACTTGGCGCGCTTAGAGAAATTCTATGACGCTACAGAAACAAACAAGCGCCTCTATGGCGCTTGTTATTAAACAATTATCGACGACGAGAAGGCCAAGGAAAACGCCAACTGTCCCAAAGGATCCCTTGAGGACCAGATTGGTTCGCGTACTGATAAAGGTACTGTGTTGTTAATACTTGTTCAGGTTCTAAATTCAATTTTTCACGGATCTTACTGCGCACCCGTTGGTAGCTGAGAGATAGCCTTTGACTGCGCGCCCATGCATTAAAATCACTTTCGGATAAGAAAATAGCATAAGCTTGTTCTGCTGCACGCTCGCCAAGTAAACCACAACGATCTAATCCAATATTTACTTCATCAATCGTATAGCTGTTTCTGTCACCATAACAAGCGCGAAGATATGGGGAAACAAGAGTGATAACTTTTATGAGTTGTTTCCGGGTCGAGAACAAACTAAAAAAGGACATAAATCAGTTATCTCCGTGACTGAGGAGGCCGCATCATACCAAAAACGTGACACAGTTCAAATATTTTGCGTTCTTAGTTTTGACCTATTCGCTTTTTAGAGTGCGGTGTTGCCATTTACCTGCAAGGGTTTAGCATGCAAGAAAAGCGCAGATAATAAGATGCGGCCGGAGACTCGATCTTAAATGGTAACAATAAAGCTACTTCCGAGTGACGTTAAGCAGCGAGCTTTGACCGAACGCTTTTTGCTATCAGCATCAGCCTACATACTTTGTGTATCACTCGCGTGGATGTCTTCCGCTTTTGGCTTGGCTGAAATTAACTCCTCCATTCTTATATGGTCTACGGCCATCATCTCCGCTTACATCATCACGCTGTTTGTAGTCTATCGTTCAGGTCTCAACACCTTGATCGAAGATTCCGTCTTAACCCGCTTACAAATGCTTGCAGCAATCGGCTGGAGTAGCTTTTTTATTAGCCAAACCCAAGAGTTACGCGGCGCATTCCTGATGGTGTATCTGTTTATTACCATGTTTAGTTTTTTCACCCTAAACAGAGCACAAACCATCATCATGTCGTTTTTTATCTCCGCCTCATACGGTTGGGTGATCCTATACGATTGGGTAACGCAAACACCAAATTTTAACCCTCATGCCAATTTGTTGCAGTGGACAATATTGACTGCCGTATTGATATGGCTTTGTGCCATCGCCGGGTATATGACTCACGTCAGAGATAAGGTTCGTCGCTCTTCGCTACAAATTAAACAGCAAAACAGTCAGATACAGGAAACCAACGAAGAGTTAGCCTTAGCCCTATCACGCGTAGAAGAGCTAGCGAGCACCGATGAACTAACCGGATTGGGTAATCGTAGGTATTTACGAAAGGAAGCTACCAAGCTGGCTTCGGAACAATACCAGGAGAACAAGGCATTCGCCGTTTGTTTGTTGGATGTCGACCATTTTAAGCGGATTAACGATACCTACGGCCATCAAAAGGGCGACGAGTTGTTACGAGAGATCGCTGAAGTCATGAGAAATCAGCTGTCAGAAGCGGCAACTCTCGCTCGTTTTGGGGGCGAAGAGTTTGTACTTCTGTTGCCGGAAGCAACAATGGAATCTACTAAAGCCGTTTGTGAAAAGCTACTTAAGCAGATAACGTCACACCATTTTGTCGCTATAAATGGCTCGCAAAAGATAAGCTTATCGATCGGAGCAACACTCTTTTGTAGTGGCGACAATATGGATAAAGCACTCCGCCGCGCAGACCAATCTATGTACCAAGCCAAGGCCAACGGTCGCAACCAGTGCGCATACGATTTCTCATTAGACGCAAGTATTGTAAATATATCCAATTAGTAAGTTAGAATTTTAATGCCCGTTGTCATTCATTTAGAAAGTAAGAGATAACATGAAAATCGTCAGTTTTAATATCAATGGCCTTAGAGCACGCCTTCATCAATTGGAAGCGCTAATAGACAAACATCAACCGGATGTCATTGGGCTACAAGAGACCAAAGTGCATGACGAAGTATTTCCATTAGCAGCTGTAGAAGCTCTCGGTTACCACGTAGAGTTTTATGGCCAGAAAGCCCATTACGGCGTCGCCATGTTAAGTAAACAAAAGCCTATTTCCGTCGAAAAAGGATTTCCTAATGACAGTGAAGATGCGCAAAAACGGATGATTAAAGCGACATTTGAACTCGAAGACGGTTCGCTACTGCATGTTATGAACGGCTACTTCCCCCAAGGCGAAAGTCGCGATCACCCAGTAAAGTTCCCATATAAAGAGAAGTTCTATCAAGATCTACAAACCTATTTAGAAGACACCCACACTCCCGATGACAAACTGATTGTCATGGGTGATATCAACATCTCCCCCACCGATTTAGACATAGGCATCGGGGATAACAATGCGAAGCGCTGGTTAAAAACGGGGAAATGCAGTTTCCTACCGGAAGAACGAGAATGGTTAGCAAAACTGCAAGGTTGGGGATTTACCGATACTTTTAGATACCTAAGCCCTGAAACCACAGAGAAATACAGCTGGTTTGACTATCGCTCCCGCGGTTTCGACGACAATAGAGGGCTACGTATCGACGTTATACTAGCGACAGCGCCGTTGGTTGATTGCCTAGTCGAATCTGATATCGATTATCAACTCAGGGGAATTGAAAAGCCGTCCGATCACGCGCCGATTTGGAGTTCATTCAAATTTTAACGGAACGATTAGCGACGATCGATGCAACACTTATAAGTTATCCAGCCCGTAACAAGACTGGATAACTACTCGGGAACATTTTTCATCATCTTGTAAGTAAAGCGATGAAGTTACATTTGCTTCAGTCTAACTATGGCCGAACAGGGAACCTCAGGTTAAGATAGTGGTCTTAATCAGCTGTAAAACAAGATTACAACCAAAGGTTGCGGCGGTGGCCTCAGCCAACAGGGAAATAAGGAAAAGCTATGAGCGTGGTTTCAACAGCGTCACAAGGCGTTATTCAGGAACAGAACAAAGTATTAAAAAATACCTTTTTCATGGTGGGATTACAGTTCGCTACTGCAGCCGCCGTAGGTGTAGCTGCCACCCTACTCGCTTTGCCACCTGTGCATTGGATCATCTTCCTGGCCGGGTTTTATGGCCTTTCATTCATGGTTGAGAAAAACCGTTACAACATGACCGGTTTCTTCTGCGCACTCGCTGCTGCAGGCTTGTTGGGATACGCCAGTGGTCCAATCATCAGTATGTATTTAGCAGTGAAGCCTGACGCCGTATTTATGGCGTTAGCGATGACCGGCCTATCTATGTTTGGTTTATCTCTCTACGCCACCACGACGAAGAAAGACCTTAACCTGCTCGGCGGCGCAATGAGTATCGCATTTTGGGTATTATTGGGCGGTGTCGTCTTAAATATCTTTATGGGTAGCAGCTTAATCAGCCTGATGATTTCCGGCGGTATCGCCATATTCTCTGGTCTAGCCATCATGATGACAATCCAAGCTATCATCCGCGGTGGTGAAACAAGCTATGTATCAGCCTCACTGACAATCTTTGTCGGTATCTACAACATATTCATGTTCTTCTTGCGTTTCTTTGGATCTGACGATTAAGCGAGAGAATGACTTAAATAAAAGCCCGGCCAAATGGCCGGGCTTTTTGCTATTGAAGGCGATGTTCTAATTCAGATTAACGACGGCATCACCATCTAAAGACTCAAGCTTTGCCGCTATAGTGTTCGGTTCGACATCCTGCGGCAATCTGAGCTTCATTTGTGCGGTAAATATATTAGAGCCCAGCTCCACCACACCTACGCGGTGGCTTTCCATATGTTCAACCTTCACTCCCTCTTCGGTCAGTAAATGAGTAATTTCACTCACCAATCCAGGGCGATCACTGGAGTCGTAACTCACATTGACCGTAGCGCCAACTTCAGCGTCCTTAATCGGGCTGAAAAGCACATTAAACCCTTCAAGTGCAGCAAACTCCCCTTTCATCTGCGTTTCATTCTCTGCAGGGATATCTATTTTAATTAATCCCGCAAACTGTCCGCCTAGATGATTAGTTTTGCTATCTAACCAGCGCCCCCCCAAACTATGCGTCTTCTCCGCCATGAGTTTCAACATACCCTGATGCTCAGGACCAACAATGCTAACCATGAACTGCACACTCATGAGATTACCCTCCGTTTAGGGGTTGATGTGTAGCGCACCTAAACCTAATAAAATAGCAGAGCCTACATACGCAACAGGAAAAATACTTACGTCATAAGTGTAACACTTGATCGAACATTTCACTGGTTAGCTACGGCTTAAAATCAAACAGTTAGTTTCTGAATCTGCGTACGATCATGAATAGTTACAGTTTGCGGCACTAAATATAAAAAAAGCCGCTTATCACAGATAAGCGGCTTCGAAACTATTGTATATTAACTAGTTACAGCTATAGCAATGCTGGTATACCAAACTTACCTTCCAGCATACCAACAGCCAACATCGCTGCGGCACAAACAATCAATACCACGGTAGGAATGACAAGACGATCCAACTTGCTCAGTCTCTTCGGACGCTCTTTATCACCAATCAAGCCGTTATTATCAAGCAGCATGGTCAGTGCCCAAGCTAAAACTGGATTAGTAACCATCGCAGCAAAAATACAGATCCCAGCGGACTGAGAGTCTTTCGCATCTTTAATCATCTGCATGCCAGCTTCCAACAGAGGCAAGGCAACACCAACTAACAAAGCGATACGCATCACTGGTGGCCAAACTGCAGCATCCATCGGGTAGCCCACGATAGCAATAACCATAACCAGAGCACCAAGAAGAATCGCACCGCCAGGGATTGGGCGCTTAGCAATTGCAGCAGGGATCATATAAGTACCCCAACTAGACGTGATATTACCGCCACCAACCGCTGTACCGACCATTTGACGAACTGAACACATGGTCATGGTGTCATCTACATCCATCAATACTTTTTCGGTCTTCTTCGGATAGTTCAGTTCTTGGAAAATACGATGCCCAAGGAAGTCTGGTGACCACATAGCAACGGCCAAGATAGCGAACGGCAATGATGCAATAAAGTGCTGCATATTGGGCAAGCCCAACATCCACCCCTCTTCAGTAGAACCCCACCAATACACAGGGTTGAGGTTGGGTAAACCAGGTTGCGTAGTGAAGTTAAGGTCAAAACTGGCGCCTGATAGCATCGCTACGACAAAACCAGTGACAGCACACAACGGAATAGCGAGCCAGCGCTTACCTAATTTAGCGAGAACCGCATAAACAACGACAGTAATAGCCAAAACAATTAAGGCAATATATCCCATATCACCAGCAGCAACGCCTTCAGCTTCATTACTCAAGCCATTCGCCCAAGCAATCAGAGAATCTATTTGGCTGATGGAGCCAGTAAAGCCGAGGAACACCAACAAGCCACCGGCGACACCTTCACTGGTTAAATTAACTAATCGGGAGCCCCCCTTTACCGCACTCAAAATCAAGCCGAATACGCCAATTAAGATAGCCAGTGCTAATGGATGTGCACCGGCCATAGCAATCATAAAGATCATTGGGATCATGGGGCCATGATTACCCGCTAAGTTTGCTCTGGGATTGATGAAACCCGACGCCAGAATACAAAACAAGAAAGCAGGGATAATCATCTCTACACGTGCCACTTCAATGGCAAACTCAACCCCAAGGTCAATATGTTCCCATTTATCAGAGAGACCCGCGGCCCAAGCCATCATCACTGCTGAATACATTGCAATAATGCCGATAGTACCAGCGATCGCAGGTACTAAATCTTCCAGTTCAAATCGGAAGTCACGTCCAGGTAAATTCAGACCATAGCGTCGAGGCTTCATGATCTGAAGTTCATGGTCTAAATAGTCGGCACGAGTATCAAACTCCCGACTAGGGCGATGCAGTTCGCGATAGCTGCGCTCTTCTGTGGTGTCAGCGTTAGCCGGATTCACCGGATCAATATCTTGGTGGTTACCCATAGCGACGTTGGCTTCCTCTAAATGATTAAAAACAAAACAGTGTCAGTGCTCGATGGACGAATCTAAATAAGATAGCCGAATGGCCAGAAATAGCAGTGTCGCCAGCAAGCATACAGATCATGGGAAGGAGTGTAGTTTTTTTTCAACTTTTTTAGTTGATGTTGATCATAATTAGATAACTGTCTGTAACAAATAAATAAGCAGAATCAACCTTCTGAATTAGCGCTGCAATGTGGCTAGAAGCCGGCGCCCTGACAGGCTTAAACCCTATAAACACTGGGGTTTTAGATGATTCCCTACCTGACCAGTAATCAGCAAAACAAGTACAAACAGATAACATATTAATTTAATGTTATATTTTCAATTGGTTAACAAACACCCTGACAATTTCTGTAATAAAATTACAAAAAATAAAAATAACTGATCCAGATCAATTATTACGGTCTACCTACTGGTAAGATGACAGCGTGAATTTTGGTTTATCCACCCATTTCTTTGATACTGAAGTAAGTGGTATGTAATTGCCTTACAACGTATGAAATATGCATTTCATCGGTGACGAAACGACATTGCACCAATGGTTACAATGTGTCGCCTAGAGCGCAAAAAAATCATATAAACTGAGGCAAACAAGCTATCCTTTTAGCAGGTGCGCAAGCCCGAGCAGACATTGGCACCAGCTTCAAATGTAGTCTTAATTTATGTCACGTGTGACAAGGGGAAACGTAATGCCAGAGTCAAAATCAGTTAACGCCTGGGACGGTTTTACAGCAGGTGATTGGCAAACAGAAGTTAACGTTCGCGACTTCATCCAAAAGAACTACACGCCATATGAAGGTGATGAGAGCTTCCTTGCCGGTGCCACCGAAGCCACAACTCAGTTGTGGAATACCGTCATGGAAGGTATCAAGCAAGAAAACACAACCCACGCACCTGTCGATTTCGATACCGACAACCCAGCGACCATTACTTCTCACGACGCCGGGTATATCCATAAAGACTTAGAAACCATCGTTGGTTTGCAGACTGATAAGCCGCTGAAGCGTGCGATCATCTGTAACGGTGGTATTCGCATGGTTGAGACATCTTGCAAAGTCTACGGCCGCGAACTCGACCCTATGGTCAACAAAGTTTTCAGTGAATATCGTAAAACCCACAACCAGGGTGTATTCGATGTTTACACAGCAGATATCCGTAACTGTCGTAAATCAGGTGTTATCACCGGCTTACCTGACGCCTATGGTCGTGGCCGTATTATTGGTGACTACCGTCGCGTTGCCCTCTATGGCATCGACGCGCTGATGAAAGACAAGGTTAAGCAACATATCAGCCTTGAAGAAGATATGTACTCTGCGCCAGACGGCGCAAACCTTGAAAAATCGATTCGTCTGCGCGAAGAGATTAGCGAACAACATCGTGCTTTAGGCCAGATGAAAGAGATGGCCGCTAAGTACGGTTGTGATATCAGCAAGCCTGCACAAACAGCACAGGAAGCGATCCAATGGACATACTTCGGCTACCTCGCCGCAGTTAAGAGCCAAAACGGCGCCGCAATGAGCTTAGGCCGAGTCTCTACGTTCCTCGATATCTACATTGAACGTGACATCGCGGCTGGTAAGCTTACTGAAGAACAAGCTCAGGAAATGATTGACCATTTCGTAATGAAACTGCGTATGGTTCGTTTCCTTCGTACCCCTGAGTACGACGATCTGTTCTCTGGTGATCCTATCTGGGCAACGGAATCAATTGGTGGTATGGGCCTTGACGGTCGTCC
Above is a window of Corallincola holothuriorum DNA encoding:
- a CDS encoding pyridoxal-phosphate-dependent aminotransferase family protein, which produces MNPNSFQPPRRTLMGPGPSDISDRVLSALSRPTIGHLDPLFIGMMDEVKALLQYAFQTKNEMTLAISAPGSAGMEACFVNLLQPGDKVIVCRNGVFGSRMVENVQRCGGIAVTVDDPWGRAITPEKLEEALLKHPDSKFVAFVHAETSTGAKSDAKTLCAIAKAHNCLTIVDAVTSLGGIELKVDEWGIDAIYSGSQKCLSCVPGLSPVSFSPAAVEHIKQRTHKVQSWFLDQSLVMDYWAGEGKRSYHHTAPVNALYGLHEALVLLHNEGLEKAWARHQHMHQQLHEGLALLDIDFIVPKEERLPQLNAVHIPNNVNDAEVRNRLLAEYNLEIGAGLGELAGKAWRIGLMGYGARRENITLLLGALREIL
- a CDS encoding DUF6559 family protein, encoding MSFFSLFSTRKQLIKVITLVSPYLRACYGDRNSYTIDEVNIGLDRCGLLGERAAEQAYAIFLSESDFNAWARSQRLSLSYQRVRSKIREKLNLEPEQVLTTQYLYQYANQSGPQGILWDSWRFPWPSRRR
- a CDS encoding GGDEF domain-containing protein, with the translated sequence MVTIKLLPSDVKQRALTERFLLSASAYILCVSLAWMSSAFGLAEINSSILIWSTAIISAYIITLFVVYRSGLNTLIEDSVLTRLQMLAAIGWSSFFISQTQELRGAFLMVYLFITMFSFFTLNRAQTIIMSFFISASYGWVILYDWVTQTPNFNPHANLLQWTILTAVLIWLCAIAGYMTHVRDKVRRSSLQIKQQNSQIQETNEELALALSRVEELASTDELTGLGNRRYLRKEATKLASEQYQENKAFAVCLLDVDHFKRINDTYGHQKGDELLREIAEVMRNQLSEAATLARFGGEEFVLLLPEATMESTKAVCEKLLKQITSHHFVAINGSQKISLSIGATLFCSGDNMDKALRRADQSMYQAKANGRNQCAYDFSLDASIVNISN
- the xthA gene encoding exodeoxyribonuclease III codes for the protein MKIVSFNINGLRARLHQLEALIDKHQPDVIGLQETKVHDEVFPLAAVEALGYHVEFYGQKAHYGVAMLSKQKPISVEKGFPNDSEDAQKRMIKATFELEDGSLLHVMNGYFPQGESRDHPVKFPYKEKFYQDLQTYLEDTHTPDDKLIVMGDINISPTDLDIGIGDNNAKRWLKTGKCSFLPEEREWLAKLQGWGFTDTFRYLSPETTEKYSWFDYRSRGFDDNRGLRIDVILATAPLVDCLVESDIDYQLRGIEKPSDHAPIWSSFKF
- a CDS encoding Bax inhibitor-1 family protein, with protein sequence MSVVSTASQGVIQEQNKVLKNTFFMVGLQFATAAAVGVAATLLALPPVHWIIFLAGFYGLSFMVEKNRYNMTGFFCALAAAGLLGYASGPIISMYLAVKPDAVFMALAMTGLSMFGLSLYATTTKKDLNLLGGAMSIAFWVLLGGVVLNIFMGSSLISLMISGGIAIFSGLAIMMTIQAIIRGGETSYVSASLTIFVGIYNIFMFFLRFFGSDD
- a CDS encoding glycine cleavage system protein R; protein product: MSVQFMVSIVGPEHQGMLKLMAEKTHSLGGRWLDSKTNHLGGQFAGLIKIDIPAENETQMKGEFAALEGFNVLFSPIKDAEVGATVNVSYDSSDRPGLVSEITHLLTEEGVKVEHMESHRVGVVELGSNIFTAQMKLRLPQDVEPNTIAAKLESLDGDAVVNLN
- a CDS encoding DUF3360 family protein, with translation MGNHQDIDPVNPANADTTEERSYRELHRPSREFDTRADYLDHELQIMKPRRYGLNLPGRDFRFELEDLVPAIAGTIGIIAMYSAVMMAWAAGLSDKWEHIDLGVEFAIEVARVEMIIPAFLFCILASGFINPRANLAGNHGPMIPMIFMIAMAGAHPLALAILIGVFGLILSAVKGGSRLVNLTSEGVAGGLLVFLGFTGSISQIDSLIAWANGLSNEAEGVAAGDMGYIALIVLAITVVVYAVLAKLGKRWLAIPLCAVTGFVVAMLSGASFDLNFTTQPGLPNLNPVYWWGSTEEGWMLGLPNMQHFIASLPFAILAVAMWSPDFLGHRIFQELNYPKKTEKVLMDVDDTMTMCSVRQMVGTAVGGGNITSSWGTYMIPAAIAKRPIPGGAILLGALVMVIAIVGYPMDAAVWPPVMRIALLVGVALPLLEAGMQMIKDAKDSQSAGICIFAAMVTNPVLAWALTMLLDNNGLIGDKERPKRLSKLDRLVIPTVVLIVCAAAMLAVGMLEGKFGIPALL